One Salvia splendens isolate huo1 chromosome 12, SspV2, whole genome shotgun sequence genomic window carries:
- the LOC121757635 gene encoding uncharacterized protein LOC121757635: MADLLKGSNDPKGPQAFEPEKLNNIGFASVSNGIPTIYFSGAETQKLAESMGHAIVGKFSHSIPTGLQIQKSLEGVKFRRGFSWKYFNAKHILIQCEDLSDYARLLGGPKGTPVWLIDRHPMRVFKWSPDFDTYCESPIVAIWCNLIGLPIHLFDQSALFAIGKLLGTPIQVDRATANKSRLSFARICIEIDITKPPPEEIILDICGQETVRQVRWDKIPSYCQECKHVGHASDVCYATGKRERPPRRNYHTAPPNQPQPADQGGKGK, from the coding sequence ATGGCGGACCTCCTTAAAGGATCTAACGACCCAAAGGGCCCTCAAGCCTTCGAGCCGGAAAAGCTTAATAACATTGGCTTTGCCTCTGTGTCCAATGGCATCCCgaccatctacttctccggggcCGAAACGCAAAAGCTAGCCGAAAGCATGgggcacgccattgtgggtaagttttctcatTCTATCCCAACCGGACTCCAAATTCAAAAATCCCTAGAAGGTGTTAAATTTCGGCGTGGTTTTAGTTGGAAATACTTTAACGCTAAACATATCCTTATTCAATGCGAGGATTTGTCGGATTATGCACGACTTCTCGGAGGACCAAAGGGAACACCCGTATGGCTCATTGATCGTCACCCAATGAGGGTTTTtaaatggtccccggatttcgacacatattgtgagtccccgattgTAGCAATTTGGTGTAATCTAATCGGGCTCCCAATCCACCTCTTTGatcaatccgccttattcgccatcggcaagctccttGGTACCCCCATCCAAGTCGACCGAGCCACGGCCAACAAGTCTAGACTATCCTTTGCTCGAATTTGCAttgagatagacatcacaaaaccgcctcCCGAAGAAATAATCCTTGATATTTGTGGTCAAGAAACGGTGCGGCAAGTGcggtgggacaagataccatcttATTGCCAAGAATGCAAGCATGTTGGTCATGCGAGTGATGTTTGCTATGCAACGGGGAAGAGGGAAAGGCCACCGAGGAGGAACTACCACACCGCCCCACCAAATCAGCCACAACCCGCGGACCAAGGAGGGAAAGGAAAGTAA